ctggttcctctctagttttaATCTTTACGGTACAAACTAGAAGAGGACAGGTTGCACCCCTCAGAgccatggttcctctctaggtttctaatctctaccTGGTACAACCAGAAGGGGACTGGGCACCCCCTCAGAGCCtcgggttcctctctaggtttctaatctctacctggtacagccagaagaggactcggccaccctcagagcctggttcctctctaggtttctaatctctacctggtacagccagaagaggactggcctcccctcagagcctggttcctctctaggtttctaatctctacctggtacagccagaaggggacaggccacccctcagagctggttcctctctaggtttctaatctctacctggtacaaccagaagaggacaggccacccCCCTCATAGGAGCCTGGTTCCTcactaggtttctaatctctaccTGGCACAACCAGAAGGGACTGGCCTGGACATTTAGAAATTCCACTGATCCATCACTTTTCACAATTCTGCCACGTTCTATACTGTTGTTTCCATTGACAAGGCGAGTTTGGTGATTCTGTTGTTTATCATTGACAACAGGAAGTTTGGTGATGTAGGCTACAATAGCCAGCGCAGCACCAACGTGAAGTCTTCACCATGTGTACTGTACGTGTGACCTCAATACCTGTGAGAGCAGTGTGATCAGTGTTACAGTTAGTAATTAATATCTTCATGCATGTTCCATCTTGTTAGATTGGTTTCCACAGTTCCTGTGGACCTGCCCATTGACCAGTTAAATAATATCTTCATGCATTGTTCCATCTTTGTTAGGTTGGTTTTCCCAGTtccctgtggacacacacacacacacacacacacacacacacacacacacacacacacacacacacacacacacacacacacacacacacggacacacacacacacacacacacacacacaacacacacacaggacacacacacggacacacaaggacacacacacacacaaaatgcacggacacacacacacacacacacacacacacggacacaccacacacacacacacacacacacacacacacacacacacacacacacacggacacacacacggacacacacacacacacacacacaaacccaatgcacggacacacacacacacacacacacacacacacacacacacacacacacacacaaggacaaactAAACAGATCCTTTTCATGTCCTCATTTGAAGTCTTTTTGAGCTCTAACTCTGTTGCCTGGCTGTGACTGATTCTCCTGCTCTGTACTGTAGATGGCAGACTCACTGTACAGTACAATCCACTGCCCGAGTCAATATTGATATTGAACCAGTCCGCAGCCTGTAAACACAGTCTACAGGAGCAGTGACCTGAATAATTCATGGGTTGTATATTTCCTCACTATATTGTTTTGAACGTTCGTTTTTGGACTGATGCCCGACTGAGCGTTCTACTTCAATGCATCGTCAATGAGCGCTGATGAAGATTTCATCAAAACTGCATTACAGTGGCTTGGCAATACAATGCTATTCAACAGGAGATAAATAAAATGCAgtataaagttagctagctagctaagattgaggggagGACACTGGATTtttactagctaacgttagcattgctagctattttaGACTAAAGTTGCTAGCTTATGACAACATTGCCATctgtctaaagtaaatttgacGACATGATAATGCaggcaaagttgtttcctactaaataTTTGACAACTTCACCAATGAATGACGGTGCTTCATTATTTTGTCCAGACTGACTGGGCTTCATTGCTCTGTCCAGACTGACTGGGCTTCATTGCTCCGTCCAGAATGACTGGGCTTCATTGCTCCGTCCAGAATGACTGGGCTTCATTGCTCTGTCCAGAATGACTGGGCTTCATTGCTCTGTCCAGACTGACTGGGCTTCATTGCTCTGTCCAGACTGACTGGGCTTCATTGCTCTGTCCAGAATGACTGGGCTTCTTGCTCTGTCCAGACTGACTGGGCTCATTGCTCCGTCAGAAAATGGTCCAGAATGACTGGGCCCATTGCCCGTCCAGAATGACTGGGCTTCATTGCTCTGTCCAGAATGACTGGCTTCATGCGTCCAGAATGACTGGGCTTCATTGCTCTGTCCAGAATGACTGGGCTTCATGCTCTGTCCAGAATGACTGGGCTTCATTGCTCGGTCCAGAATGACTGGGCTTATCACAACTTTAGGCCACCACTATCGCACTATaacgttcataacaatggcatGACACGGAGGTGCAACCTATGAATAGAAATAACAAAGGGGGAAAACCAGGGAAACTCCACTCCGGAACTTCCATCAGGCCTCCGCCCTGAATTGGAATCTTTGTCCTTGAATACCAGTCCTAGTTCTTACGTAGCTTCATCCCGTTTAGAATAGTAGATTGGTTCCAGTGTAGATACCAGTCCTACTCCTTAGGTAGAATTTCACATACAAACTGATTTCTAGAATCTGTGAGTACAAACTGAAGTACCCCTCcttcccagtctctccctctctgtacacCGGTCCACAGGAGAGGGGGTTTTCCACTAGGTTCTAGGATACTGAGCCGTACTGAGTCAGGTGTTGCAGGCATCTCTTTTATTGATACACAGGTGTAAAATACAGAAGTAATACATTCATTGGCCTCAGTGTGGGGTTTTTTACAGACAGGGTTTTCAtcgaaaaaaactaaaaaacatcAATTGATATGCTGGCGTGATAAATCTATAGTTTAATGCCTGCATTCACTGTCACAGATTAGACCTTTCACTGAAAGTACAGATATCTGGAGAAAACATGTTTTCTCATGTGCTCTGGCTTTACTTCAAATGAAGTAATATAGTCCTGTAGCAGAGCAACACTCCAGAGAAGCATATGGAATATACACAGTACACAagaacatgtagtactagcagtaatataacatgtagtactagcaggaacagaacatgtagtactagtagtaaaagaacatgtagtactagtagtaacagaacatgtagtactagcagtaacagaacatgtagtactagcagtaacagaacatgtagtactagcagtaacagaacatgtagtactagcagtaatataacatgtagtactagcagtaatataacatgtagtactagcagtaacagaacatgtagtactagcagtaatataacatgtagtactagcagtaatataacatgtagtactagcagaaacagaacatgtagtactagcagtaacagaacatgtagtactagcagtaatataacatgtagtactagcagtaacagaacatgtagtactagtagtaatataacatgtagtactagcagtaacagaacatgtagtactagcagtaacagaacatgtagtactagtagtaacagaacatgtagtactagcagaaacagaacatgtagtactagcagtaatataacatgtagtactagtagtaatataacatgtagtactagcagtaacagaacatgtagtactagtagtaacagaacatgtagtactagcagtaatataacatgtagtactagtagtaatataacatgtagtactagcagtaatataacatgtagtactagcagtaacagaacatgtagtactagtagtaatataacatgtagtactagcagtaacagaacatgtagtactagtagtaacagaacatgtagtactagcagtaatataacatgtagtactagcagtaatataacatgtagtactagcagtaacataacatgtagtactagcagtaacagaacatgtagtactagcagtaatataacatgtagtactagcagtaacagaacatgtagtactagcagtaacagaacatgtagtactagcagtaacagaacatgtagtactagcagtaacagaacatgtagtactagcagtaacagaacatgtagtactagcagtaacagaacatgtagtactagtagtaacagaacatgtagtactagttgtaacagaacatgtagtactagcagtaacaGAACATGTAGTACCAGTAACAGAGGACGCAAATATTCTCCCCAACTGAATATTGGACAAGTTCAAAATTCTAAGTCAATCAAATTGTTGACAGTAATCCAAAGTAGATGAAGAAATACACAAACAACATGGAACATGTCAGAACATGTCTAAGGGAATATGGCTACAAGCAAATACAGCTAAAGAGGGTAAAACCAGTAAATGTGACATCAAGACGGTAAATGTAGTCACAGTAACCCAGGGCTGTGTATATGTAGTCACGGTAACGCATGACTGTGTGTATGTAGTTACTGGCGGTCTGATTACTTCCTCAGCTCCTGCGGAGGCCCCTCCCCTGGATGTAGTCCTCCAGACCCTGTAGCTCTCCCATGGCCTTGTCCAGAGTCGCCCTCTCGGACAGCTCAACCACCTGCAcaaccatagagggaacagacgACATGATGTTAGCTGGAGGAACCTGTCTGGGCTTCTGCTTCGCTTGCTCttttaggtttaggctgggtaactgGCTTAGGTTGGCTGGgtaactgtagagctcttttaggtttaggctgggtaactgtagaaccctttaggtttaggctgggtaactatagagctctttaggtttaggctgggtaactgtagagctcttttaggtttaggctgggtaactgtagagctctttaggtttaggctgggtaactgtagagctctttaggtttaggctgggtaactatagaaccctttaggtttaggctgggtaactgtagagctctttaggtttaggctgggtaactatagagctctttaggtttaggctgggtaactgtagagctctttaggtttaggctgggtaactgtagagctctttaggtttaggctgggtaactgtagaaccctttaggtttaggctgggtaactgtagagctctttaggtttaggctgggtaactgtagagccctttaggtttaggctgggtaactgtagagctctttaggtttaggctgggtaactatagaaccctttaggtttaggctgggtaactatagagctctttaggtttaggctgggtaactgtagagctctttaggtttaggctgggtaactatagaaccctttaggtttaggctgggtaactgtatagctctttaggtttaggctgggtaactgtagagctctttaggtttaggctgggtaactgtagagctcttttaggtttaggctgggtaactatagaaccctttaggtttaggctgggtaactgtagagctctttaggtttaggctgggtaactatagaaccctttaggtttaggctgggtaactgtagagctctttaggtttaggctgggtaactgtatagccctttaggtttaggctgggtaactgtagagctctttaggtttaggctgggtaactatacagctctttaggtttaggctgggtaactatagaaccctttaggtttaggctgggtaactgtagagctcttttaggtttaggctgggtaactatagaaccctttaggtttaggctgggtaactgtagagctctttaggtttaggctgggtaactatagaaccctttaggtttaggctgggtaactgtatagctctttaggtttaggctgggtaactatagaaccctttaggtttaggctgggtaactatagaaccctttaggtttaggctgggtaactgtagagctctttaggtttaggctgggtaactaTAGAGCTCttttaggtttaggctgggtaactgtagagctctttaggtttaggctgggtaactgtagaaccctttaggtttaggctgggtaactatagagctctttaggtttaggctgggtaacagtagagctctttaggtttaggctgggtaactgtagagctctttaggtttaggctgggtaactatagaaccctttaggtttaggctgggtaactgtagagctctttaggtttaggctgggtaactgtagagctctttaggtttaggctgggtaactgtagagcctctttaggtttaggctgggtaactgtacagccctttaggtttaggctgggtaactgtagagctctttaggtttaggctgggtaacaGTAGAGCcctttaggtttaggctgggtaactgtagagccctttaggtttaggctgggtaactgtacagctctttaggtttaggctgggtaactgtagagctctttgggtttaggctgggtaactgtagagccctttgtggcaacagtacttctgatgtaaaaaagggcttTCTAAAATAAAATGGATTGATTGAGGAACCTAGAAACAAGCTATTAAGGCCAGTCAATGACACATGCTTGCACAGTCTAGCTGTAACACACAGTGATGTTCTGTAACCTATCTTGAGTGTTATTGATGTGTGATCACTATAGATTAAGAGGTAACGTGGAACCCCACCTTTTTACTGGCTGCCTTCAGTCTCTGCAGTTGCAGAATGGCTGCATCCTTCGACAGCAGCTCCAAATCTTCCTCTATCTTAGACTGGACAATAAACACAATAAATTAGAAAGATTAGGTTGTCGTTCATTACCTCATGCTGACGTGTCCCGTGTGGTTGTTTATTGCAGTTGTGTATGTTTATGTGCTTTGTGTTTGATTGTCAGCGCAGTCGTGTTCACCTCATTCACTGGCTTCCCAGCAGCTTCCTGGTACAGCTTTTCACAGATCTTTTtctgcaatcaatcaatcagccaaTCAAACAATCATATCTATTTAAAAAGCTTGAACTTTGTCAGCTGTTGTCACAAATTGCTTTGACAGATTAGTGTGAGAGTCTTCTACAGACATTAGCTGGGTTTTCAGTACAGGGTAACATAATCACTGAAACACAAGAAGGGCCACAGGAAATCCTGTCTGTGTTTGAGTCTCTACCTTCACAGAGAGATGGTTCATGCATTCACATAGGAAGTGTCccaaaaatggcaccctatttcatatatagtgcactacttttaaccagagccctatggaccctgctcaaaagtagtgcactatgtagggaatagggtgccatttgggaggcagttATAATGTTTGAGACACTTACTGGGTGAACGCATTTCTTCACTTCATCCAGCAGGCCCCCAAGGTCAAGATAATTTCTGTCTTGTCTCTGGAGAACTTCCCGATAAAAGTCCAGGATTTTGAGCAGGACACAGCCGTGGTACTGGAcatgggagagaacaggagaatggACATTGTGTTAGTAAATGTGCTGCCGAGGTCGAGCACGATGGACATGGTGTTGATGGAACTTCTTCATTGCACTCATTCGTCTCAGACTCATGCATGATCCCAGAGCTTGCACCAAtaaaccaatcaatcaaatgtcTTTTTTAAAGCCCTTttcacatcagccgatgtcaaagtgctttacagaaacccattctaaaaccccaaagagcaagctaTGCAGAGGCAAACGCACAGTGGCAAAACTCAATACAAGTCAGGAACCTAGAGAACAAccgggctctgaggggtggcctgtcctcttctggctgtaccaggtagagattagaaacctagagaggaaccaggctctgaggggaggcctgtcctcttctggctgtaccaggtagagattagaaacctagagaggaaccaggctctgaggggaggCCTGTCCTCTTCTGTGTCAGTCCTTACCTTCTTGTGCTTCTTGATCTTGTCAAAGATGACTGTCTTTAACAGGATCCTGCCATCATGAGACGTGTTTGTCTAGTGAAGGAAACGACAGGTACAGAATGTCAATCTTCTATACAGACTCATTCATACATGACCCATCAAAATATAATCTATCTCTGGTTAGCCATTGGGAGTGTAATGACCCATCAAAATAGAATCTATCTCTGGTTAGCGTACCCATGATTTTACCACTCAAAACTCAAGTTCCAAGCCCTGTCCATAGATGATATTTCAATGCATTGAAGTGCGTCACAAGCCACAGGGACACACTGAATGGTGTCAGAACGGCAGGATCCATTGTGGAGGACTGCGACATCTGACACTGATCCTGACacattacacattttgccatacaACGCTTCAGTAAAGTTGTGTTGCTGTTATACAGACGTGTATTTCCAGTTATACAGTAATCACATTATTCCTCCAGGTTTAACATTTAGACATCAAGTGACCAAGAGCATTTTCAAACGCATGTGGCTACATTGGGTAACAGTTTACATTACAGTGTTCCTACTACACTGTTTCTGTCAGTGCAGTGTAATAACTATGGTGTGATACTGTTTATTtaatgtttatttcacctttatttaaccaggtaggccagttgagaacaagttctcatttacaactgcgacctggccaagataaagaaaagcagtgcgacacaaacaacacagagttacacataaacaaacgttcagtcaataacacaatagaaaaatctgtatacagtgtgtgcaaatggagtaaggaggtaaggcaataaataggccaatagtggcgaagtaattacaatttagcaaattacactggagtgatagatgtgcagttgaggatgtgcaagtagaaatactggtgtgcaaaagagcagaaaaacaaatatggggatgaggtaggtagttggttggatgggctatttacagatgggctatgtacagcgcagcgatcggtaagctgttctgacagctgatgcttaaagttagtgagggagatataagtctccaacttcagtgatttttgcaattcgttccagtcattggcagcagagaactggaaggaaaggtggccaaagggagtgttggctttggggatgaccagtgcaatatacctgctggactaCATTGTCTTTGGGGAGAGGTCCTGATGtagagaatacagtatatatagagagatatacagtagtgTACTAATGACGAcagtatatatagagatatatacagTAGTGAACTAATGAAGACAGTGTATATAtagagattacatttacatttacatttaagtcatttagcagacgctcttatccagagcgacttacaaattggtgcattcaccttatgatatccagtggaacaaccactttacaatagtgcatctaaatcttttaaggggggggttagaaggattactttatcctatcccaggtattccttaaagtggtggggtttcaggtgtctccggaaggtggtgattgactccgctgtcctggcgtcgtgagggagcttgttccaccattggggtgccagagcagcgaacagttttgactgggctgagcgggaactgtgcttcctcagaggtaggggggccagcaggccagaggtggatgaacgcagtgcccttgtttgggtgtagggcctgatcagagcctgaaggtatggaggtgccgttcccttcacagctccgtaggcaatcaccatggtcttgtagcggatgcgagcttcaactggaagccagtggagagagcggaggagctatatacagtagtgtacTAGTGAAGacagtatatagagagagagatatatatatacagtagtgtACTAATGAAGacagtatatatagagagatatacagtagtctGCTGATGAAGACAGTATACAGTTGGCAGGTCAATTAGGAAATCTActctgtgcatgacacaagtcatttttccaacaattgtttacagacagattatttcacttatgattcactgtatcacaattccagtaggtcagaagtttacatacactaagttgactgtgcctttaaacagcttggaaaattccagaaaatgatgtcatggttttagaagcttctgatatgctaattgacatcatttgagtcaattggaggtgtacctgtggatgtatttcaaggcctaccttcaaactcagtgcctctttgcttgacatcatggaaaatcaaaaggaatcagccaagacctcagaaaaaattgtagacctccacaagtctggttcatccttgggagcaatttccaaatgcctgaaggtaccacgttcatctgtacaaacaatagtacgcaagtataaacaccatgggaccatggagccgtcatactgctcaggaaggagatgcgttctgtctcctagagatgaacgttctttggtgcaaaagtgcaaatcaatcccagaacaacagcaaaggaccttgtgaagatgctggaggaaacgggtacaaagtatctatatccacagtaaaacgagtcctatatcgacataacttgaaaggccgctcagcaaggaagaagccactgctccaaaaccgtcaaaagacagactacagtttgcaactgcacatggggacaaagattgtactttttggagaaatgtcctctggtctgatgaaacaaaaatagaactgtttggccatgatgaccatcgttatgtttggaggaaaaagggaaggcttgcaagccgaagaacaccatcccaaccgtgaaacacgggggtggcagcatcatgttgtgggggtactttgctgcaggagggacttgtgcaattcacaaaatagatggcatctcgaggaagaaaaatgatgtggatatattgaagcaacatctcaagacatcagtcaggaagttaaagcttggtcgcaaatgggtcttccaattggccaatgactccaagcatacttccaaagtggtggcaaaatggcttaaggacaacaaagtcaaggtattggagcggccatcacaaagccctgacctcaatcctatagaaaatgtgtgggcagaactgaaaaagcatgtgaaagcaaggaggcctacaaacctgactcagttacaccagctccgtcaggaggaatggaccaaaattcacccaacttattgtgggaagcttgtggaaggctacccgaaatgtttgacccaagttaaacaatttaaaggcagtgctaccaaatact
The sequence above is a segment of the Salmo salar unplaced genomic scaffold, Ssal_v3.1, whole genome shotgun sequence genome. Coding sequences within it:
- the LOC123731699 gene encoding uncharacterized protein, which translates into the protein MSSLSSVVQFSLLLVLLLAVTGQDCATARVQREARSRARSRARSRARSGCMKDGVSHCVDLAKLQELIQEVQKDFTNTSHDGRILLKTVIFDKIKKHKKYHGCVLLKILDFYREVLQRQDRNYLDLGGLLDEVKKCVHPKKICEKLYQEAAGKPVNESKIEEDLELLSKDAAILQLQRLKAASKKVVELSERATLDKAMGELQGLEDYIQGRGLRRS